A genomic region of Aureimonas populi contains the following coding sequences:
- a CDS encoding HWE histidine kinase domain-containing protein has product MTITDPADFKVDLTNCDREPIHLLGGIQGFGFLIAVSTDWLIERASENIAAFLGREADALLGEPITGVLSQNAVHSIRGRLQTLASNDGTERLFGVDLIGTGQRFDVAIHLSGKSIVIEAEPALDTGMNPNTLVKTMVTRIQKTPDLATLYREAVRQLRGVTGFDRVMLYKFAPTGAGAVVAESARGGIGSFLGLNYPASDIPVQARALYVRNQIRIICDVDAEPVRIQPSLDPHGQPLDLSLSVLRSVSPIHLEYLKNMGVGASMSISIVIDGKLWGLFALHHYGPRHLPMELRSTVELFGQMISLIIEGRLYKEQRSAEEKARTLHDRFVAKIVAATPSIEAIADFSEELCEIIDCDGFALYAKGRAQTMGQCPTGEEIGALARFLNRAGASRVYASDGLSDVHPPAQDFVDRAAGVLAIPVSRSPRDYILFFRKEIVQSVTWAGDPYTKERGIGPHGARLTPRKSFETWKETVHGRSLPWSDADLRAAEALRISILEVLLRFNEETERQQALASQRQELLIAELNHRVRNVLSLIRALVAQSKPGAESVDEFAAIIGGRIQALARAHDQVTNESFSTVSLRDILQTEISAYIGHKAARFHLSGPDILIEANAFATLALVFHELVTNSAKYGALSDSSGSVKVDWTIEPSGNCRILWRESGGPPVTPPMRRGFGSTIIERSIPHDIGGEAQVDYRLAGLEASFLLPATVLRPDARPAASGKPEHGKGDAPGASFLPGALDGLRGLIVEDNMIIALDAEQLMLDNGMGAVFTAASVAEARKIIDAQAVDVALLDVNLGSETSFPLVADLDERRVPFVFVTGYGEQIDYPAEAGEVRAIKKPFASEELLAALSKAVGRGG; this is encoded by the coding sequence GTGACGATCACCGATCCAGCCGACTTCAAGGTCGACCTGACCAATTGCGACCGGGAGCCGATCCATCTCCTCGGGGGCATCCAGGGCTTCGGCTTCCTGATCGCCGTCTCGACCGACTGGCTGATCGAGCGTGCCTCGGAGAACATCGCCGCCTTTCTCGGCCGCGAGGCCGATGCGCTTCTCGGCGAGCCGATCACGGGCGTGCTGAGCCAGAACGCGGTCCATTCCATTCGCGGCCGCCTCCAGACCCTGGCATCCAACGACGGGACGGAGCGCCTGTTCGGGGTGGACCTGATCGGCACCGGCCAGCGCTTCGACGTGGCGATCCACCTTTCGGGCAAGTCCATCGTGATCGAGGCCGAGCCGGCGCTCGACACGGGCATGAATCCCAACACCCTCGTCAAGACGATGGTGACGCGCATCCAGAAGACGCCGGACCTCGCGACCCTCTATCGGGAGGCCGTGCGCCAGCTTCGGGGCGTGACGGGGTTCGACCGGGTGATGCTTTACAAGTTCGCCCCCACGGGCGCGGGCGCGGTGGTGGCCGAATCGGCGCGCGGCGGCATCGGCTCCTTCCTGGGGCTGAACTATCCGGCCAGCGACATTCCGGTTCAGGCCCGCGCCCTCTACGTGCGCAACCAGATCCGCATCATCTGCGACGTGGATGCCGAGCCGGTTCGCATCCAGCCCTCGCTGGACCCGCACGGCCAACCGCTCGACCTGTCGCTCTCGGTGCTGCGCTCGGTCTCGCCGATCCATCTCGAGTATCTGAAGAACATGGGGGTGGGCGCCTCCATGTCGATCTCCATCGTCATCGACGGCAAGCTCTGGGGGCTCTTCGCGCTGCACCACTACGGCCCGCGCCATCTGCCGATGGAGCTGCGCTCCACCGTCGAGCTTTTCGGCCAGATGATCTCGCTCATCATCGAGGGCCGGCTCTACAAGGAGCAGCGCTCGGCCGAGGAGAAGGCCCGCACGCTGCACGACCGCTTCGTGGCCAAGATCGTGGCCGCCACGCCCTCCATCGAGGCGATCGCCGATTTCTCCGAGGAATTGTGCGAGATCATCGACTGCGACGGCTTCGCCCTCTACGCCAAGGGCCGGGCGCAGACGATGGGGCAATGCCCGACGGGCGAGGAGATCGGCGCGCTTGCCCGCTTCCTCAACCGGGCGGGCGCGAGCCGCGTCTATGCCAGCGACGGCCTGTCCGACGTGCACCCGCCGGCGCAGGATTTCGTGGATCGCGCGGCCGGCGTGCTCGCCATTCCCGTTTCCCGCTCGCCGCGCGACTACATCCTCTTCTTCCGCAAGGAGATCGTCCAGAGCGTGACCTGGGCTGGCGATCCCTACACCAAGGAGCGCGGCATCGGCCCCCACGGGGCGCGGCTGACGCCGCGCAAGAGCTTCGAGACGTGGAAGGAAACCGTTCACGGCCGCTCGCTGCCATGGTCGGACGCCGATCTTCGCGCCGCCGAGGCGCTGCGCATCTCGATCCTGGAAGTGCTCCTGCGCTTCAACGAGGAGACCGAGCGGCAGCAGGCCCTCGCCTCGCAGCGCCAGGAGCTTCTGATCGCCGAGCTGAACCACCGCGTGCGCAACGTGCTGAGCCTCATCCGCGCGCTGGTGGCGCAGTCCAAGCCGGGCGCGGAGAGCGTCGACGAGTTCGCCGCCATCATCGGCGGGCGCATCCAGGCGCTGGCGCGCGCGCACGACCAGGTGACGAACGAGAGCTTCTCCACCGTCTCGCTGCGCGACATCCTCCAGACGGAGATTTCCGCCTATATCGGGCACAAGGCTGCGCGCTTCCACCTCTCCGGACCCGATATCCTGATCGAGGCCAACGCCTTCGCCACCCTTGCTCTCGTCTTCCACGAGCTGGTGACGAACTCTGCCAAATACGGGGCGCTTTCCGATTCCTCCGGCAGCGTCAAGGTGGACTGGACCATAGAGCCGAGCGGGAACTGCCGCATCCTCTGGCGCGAGAGCGGCGGGCCGCCGGTGACGCCGCCCATGCGCCGGGGCTTCGGCTCCACCATCATCGAGCGCTCCATCCCGCACGATATCGGTGGCGAGGCGCAGGTGGACTACCGCCTGGCGGGGCTGGAGGCGAGCTTCCTCCTGCCCGCCACGGTGCTGCGGCCGGACGCACGCCCGGCGGCTTCCGGCAAGCCGGAGCACGGGAAGGGCGACGCGCCCGGCGCTTCGTTCCTGCCCGGCGCGCTCGACGGGCTTCGCGGCCTGATCGTGGAGGACAACATGATCATCGCCCTCGATGCCGAGCAGCTCATGCTCGACAACGGCATGGGCGCGGTCTTCACCGCGGCCAGCGTGGCGGAGGCGCGCAAGATCATCGACGCGCAGGCCGTGGACGTGGCGCTTCTCGACGTCAATCTCGGCAGCGAGACGAGCTTCCCGCTGGTTGCCGATCTCGACGAGCGCCGCGTACCCTTCGTCTTCGTCACGGGCTATGGAGAGCAGATCGACTATCCCGCCGAGGCGGGCGAGGTTCGCGCGATCAAGAAGCCCTTCGCCAGCGAAGAGCTTCTGGCCGCGCTTTCGAAGGCCGTGGGGCGTGGCGGATAG
- a CDS encoding biliverdin-producing heme oxygenase codes for MPDAPRPHRPDHRLRARLREGTRERHERLDALFDPMFRTGDLAPYHRFIRMNHACHEALEPLIAAPLASLLPDWAEGSRLPQLRRDMAEMALAPLPAPAFGTPDTVAAVGIGYVLEGSRLGGMILLRRLHKLEAGALSSRPSAHYLASSEGAERFNRFLKAASGLDWQEARFARCLAAANAAFDCFLAAARAAGAEPEPRAAIS; via the coding sequence TTGCCCGACGCACCCCGCCCCCACAGGCCGGACCATCGACTGCGCGCGCGCCTGCGCGAGGGCACGCGAGAGCGGCACGAGCGGCTCGACGCGCTGTTCGACCCGATGTTCCGCACCGGCGACCTCGCGCCCTACCACCGCTTCATCCGCATGAACCACGCCTGCCACGAGGCGCTGGAGCCGCTGATCGCCGCGCCGCTCGCCTCCCTCCTGCCGGACTGGGCCGAAGGATCGCGCCTGCCGCAGCTCCGGCGCGACATGGCCGAGATGGCGCTCGCGCCGCTGCCCGCGCCGGCCTTCGGCACGCCCGATACCGTAGCGGCCGTGGGCATCGGCTACGTGCTGGAGGGCTCGCGCCTGGGCGGCATGATTTTGCTGCGCCGTCTCCATAAATTGGAGGCCGGCGCCCTGTCATCCCGGCCCAGCGCGCACTATCTCGCTTCCTCTGAAGGGGCCGAGCGCTTCAACCGCTTCCTGAAGGCAGCGTCCGGCCTCGACTGGCAAGAGGCTCGCTTTGCCCGATGCCTCGCCGCCGCCAACGCGGCATTCGATTGTTTCCTCGCCGCCGCGCGCGCGGCCGGGGCGGAACCAGAGCCGAGAGCCGCCATTTCGTGA
- the pgl gene encoding 6-phosphogluconolactonase: MMGADRHKLHEYADREALAEALAAGVGAVLAGGLATRGSAILAVSGGSTPRLFFETLARAEIDWQAVTVLLVDERWVPAGHERANATLVHRHLLQGPAAAARFEPYYTEGLGAPEGAARLSQLFGHLARPIDALVLGMGADGHTASFFPGADRLAEALDPATPRLFEAVEAPGAGEPRVTLTLPPIVEARFLALHIEGEEKRRVLAQAQAPGPWEALPVRAVLRSPRAHPIEIFWAP, translated from the coding sequence ATGATGGGCGCGGACCGGCACAAGCTTCACGAATACGCGGATCGCGAGGCGCTGGCCGAGGCCCTGGCGGCGGGGGTCGGCGCGGTGCTGGCGGGCGGGCTCGCCACGCGCGGCTCGGCCATCCTCGCCGTCTCGGGCGGCTCCACGCCCAGGCTCTTCTTCGAGACGCTGGCGCGGGCGGAGATCGACTGGCAGGCCGTGACGGTGCTTCTGGTGGACGAACGCTGGGTGCCCGCCGGGCACGAGCGGGCCAATGCCACGCTGGTGCACCGCCACCTCCTGCAAGGGCCGGCCGCCGCCGCCCGCTTCGAGCCCTATTACACGGAGGGGCTGGGCGCGCCCGAGGGGGCCGCGCGCCTGTCGCAGCTCTTCGGCCATCTCGCCCGGCCCATCGACGCGCTCGTGCTCGGCATGGGCGCGGACGGGCACACCGCCTCCTTCTTCCCCGGCGCGGACCGCCTCGCGGAGGCGCTCGACCCCGCCACGCCCCGGCTCTTCGAGGCCGTGGAGGCGCCGGGCGCGGGCGAGCCGCGCGTGACCCTGACCTTGCCGCCCATCGTGGAGGCACGCTTCCTGGCGCTCCATATCGAGGGGGAGGAGAAGCGCCGCGTGCTGGCGCAGGCGCAAGCGCCGGGGCCTTGGGAGGCGCTTCCCGTGCGCGCCGTCCTGCGCAGCCCTCGCGCCCATCCGATCGAGATATTCTGGGCGCCCTGA
- a CDS encoding glutamine synthetase family protein yields MVDRPKIPKSEANAPSTFQRRADGHGQERRASRSEREAPPEAGRFLDIEAATPTVLERKRGVKTMEEAAQWLRWRGIDDVECITPDLAGVARGKMMPTKKFTANTSLALPSALFMHTISGDYPEETGEFRYSPNDGDLKLMPDLATLCEVPWESDPTAQIICDVVDTAGNAVPYTPRNVLKRVLALYEERGWRAVVAPEIEFYLVSKNIDPDYPLTPPIGRSGRQIQGGQAYSIGGVNEFDELIDDIYDFSDRQGLEIDTLIHEEGAAQLEINLRHGDPIELADQVFLFKRTIREAALKHGIYATFMAKPIQGQPGSAMHIHQSVVDVQSGRNVFSNEDGSPSALFRHFIGGMQRYVPAALIMMAPYVNSYRRLTHGMSAPTNNAWGFDNRTTAFRVPTSDAAGRRVENRLPSSDANPYLALAGSLASGWLGMANGLEPDQPTDRTVNEDGVISLPRGLLEAVAAFEGEACFHDVFSREFVGTFSGIKRGEHETFMQVISPWEREFLLLNV; encoded by the coding sequence ATGGTCGACCGCCCGAAGATTCCGAAATCGGAGGCGAACGCCCCCTCCACCTTCCAGCGCCGCGCCGACGGCCACGGCCAGGAGCGCCGCGCCTCGCGCTCCGAGCGAGAGGCGCCGCCGGAGGCGGGCCGCTTCCTCGACATAGAGGCCGCCACGCCCACCGTGCTGGAGCGCAAGCGCGGCGTGAAGACGATGGAGGAGGCCGCGCAATGGCTGCGCTGGCGCGGCATCGACGATGTCGAGTGCATCACGCCGGATCTTGCCGGCGTGGCGCGCGGCAAGATGATGCCCACCAAGAAATTCACCGCCAACACCTCGCTAGCGCTGCCCTCCGCGCTCTTCATGCACACGATCTCCGGCGACTACCCGGAGGAGACGGGCGAGTTCCGCTATTCGCCGAACGACGGCGACCTGAAGCTGATGCCCGACCTTGCCACGCTGTGCGAGGTGCCCTGGGAGAGCGACCCGACCGCGCAGATCATCTGCGACGTGGTGGACACGGCCGGCAACGCGGTGCCCTACACGCCGCGCAACGTCTTGAAGCGCGTGCTGGCGCTGTACGAGGAGCGCGGCTGGCGCGCGGTGGTGGCGCCCGAGATCGAGTTCTACCTCGTCTCCAAGAACATCGACCCGGACTATCCGCTGACGCCGCCCATCGGCCGTTCGGGGCGGCAGATCCAGGGCGGGCAGGCCTATTCCATTGGCGGGGTCAACGAGTTCGACGAGCTGATCGACGACATCTACGACTTCTCCGACCGGCAGGGGCTGGAGATCGACACCCTGATCCACGAGGAGGGCGCGGCGCAGCTCGAGATCAATCTGCGGCACGGCGACCCGATCGAGCTGGCCGACCAGGTCTTCCTCTTCAAGCGCACCATCCGCGAGGCCGCGCTCAAGCACGGCATCTACGCCACCTTCATGGCCAAGCCCATCCAGGGCCAGCCGGGCTCGGCCATGCATATCCACCAGTCGGTGGTGGATGTGCAAAGCGGGCGCAACGTCTTTTCCAACGAGGACGGCAGCCCGTCCGCCCTCTTCCGCCACTTCATCGGCGGGATGCAGCGCTACGTGCCCGCCGCCCTCATCATGATGGCGCCCTATGTGAACTCCTACCGCCGGCTGACGCACGGCATGAGCGCGCCCACCAACAATGCCTGGGGCTTCGACAACCGCACGACCGCCTTCCGCGTGCCCACTTCCGACGCGGCCGGGCGGCGGGTGGAGAACCGCCTGCCCTCCTCCGACGCCAATCCCTATCTGGCGCTCGCCGGCTCTCTGGCCTCCGGCTGGCTTGGCATGGCGAACGGGCTGGAGCCCGACCAGCCGACGGACCGCACGGTGAACGAGGACGGCGTGATCTCGCTGCCGCGCGGGCTCCTGGAGGCCGTGGCCGCCTTCGAGGGCGAGGCGTGCTTCCACGATGTCTTCTCGCGCGAGTTCGTCGGCACCTTCTCGGGCATCAAGCGCGGCGAGCACGAGACCTTCATGCAGGTCATCAGCCCCTGGGAGCGCGAGTTCCTGCTGCTCAATGTCTGA
- the zwf gene encoding glucose-6-phosphate dehydrogenase: MSSQIIPVDLFDYVVFGGNGDLAERKLLPALYHRDLDGQLPEGARIIGASRSELSDEEYRTFARAAVEAHVGKAERDDEALERFLSRLFYRKVDAREDEGWDELKAFLDEAGDERVRAFYLAVGPALFGDLACRIREKGLAHHNTRLVVEKPVGRDLASAKALNAVIGKHFTEDQVFRIDHYLGKETVQNLMALRFANMLYEPVWNSAYVDHVQITVAEGVGLEGRAGYYDKAGALRDMVQNHIVQLLCLVALEPPFALDADALRDEKLKVLRSLKPITAVNVEQMTVRGQYKAGASNGGPAKSYLEDLGAPSSDTETFVAIKAEIDNWRWAGVPFYLRTGKRLSQRMSEIVVTFRKIPHSIFEESVGTVAQNQLVLRLQPDEGVKQWLMIKDPGPGGMRLRHVPLDMSFAESFGMRNPDAYERLLMDVIRGNQTLFMRKDEVEAAWEWIDPILTAWETKNMKPQTYTAGTWGPSGSIALIERDGRTWHEPE; encoded by the coding sequence GTGTCCAGTCAGATTATCCCGGTCGATCTCTTCGACTACGTCGTTTTCGGCGGCAATGGCGACCTTGCCGAGCGCAAGCTCCTGCCGGCGCTTTATCATCGCGATCTCGACGGCCAGCTCCCCGAGGGGGCGCGAATCATCGGCGCCTCGCGCTCCGAGCTTTCCGACGAGGAGTACAGGACCTTCGCCAGGGCCGCCGTCGAGGCGCATGTCGGCAAGGCCGAGCGCGACGACGAGGCGCTGGAGCGCTTCCTCTCGCGCCTCTTCTACCGGAAGGTCGATGCGCGCGAGGACGAGGGCTGGGACGAGCTGAAGGCGTTTCTCGACGAGGCGGGCGACGAGCGCGTGCGCGCCTTCTACCTCGCCGTCGGCCCGGCCCTGTTCGGAGACCTCGCCTGCCGCATCCGCGAGAAGGGCCTCGCCCACCACAACACGCGCCTCGTGGTGGAGAAGCCGGTGGGGCGCGACCTCGCCTCCGCCAAGGCGCTGAACGCGGTGATCGGCAAGCATTTCACCGAGGACCAGGTCTTCCGCATCGATCACTATCTCGGCAAGGAGACGGTGCAGAACCTGATGGCGCTGCGCTTTGCCAACATGCTCTACGAGCCGGTGTGGAACTCGGCCTATGTGGACCATGTGCAGATCACGGTGGCCGAGGGCGTGGGGCTGGAGGGCCGCGCGGGCTATTACGACAAGGCCGGCGCGCTGCGCGACATGGTGCAGAACCACATCGTCCAGCTCCTGTGCCTGGTGGCGCTGGAGCCGCCCTTCGCGCTGGACGCGGATGCGCTGCGCGACGAGAAGCTGAAGGTCCTGCGCTCGCTCAAGCCCATCACCGCCGTCAATGTCGAGCAGATGACGGTGCGGGGCCAGTACAAGGCCGGGGCCTCCAACGGCGGACCGGCGAAATCCTATCTGGAGGATCTCGGCGCCCCTTCCAGCGACACCGAGACCTTCGTGGCCATCAAGGCGGAGATCGACAACTGGCGCTGGGCCGGCGTGCCCTTCTACCTGCGCACCGGCAAGCGCCTGTCGCAGCGCATGAGCGAGATCGTCGTCACCTTCCGCAAGATTCCCCATTCCATCTTCGAGGAGAGCGTGGGCACGGTGGCGCAGAACCAGCTCGTCCTGCGCCTGCAACCCGACGAAGGCGTGAAGCAGTGGCTGATGATCAAGGACCCCGGCCCCGGCGGAATGCGCCTGCGCCACGTGCCGCTGGACATGAGCTTTGCCGAATCGTTCGGAATGCGCAATCCGGACGCCTATGAGCGCCTGCTGATGGACGTGATCCGGGGCAACCAGACCCTGTTCATGCGCAAGGACGAGGTGGAGGCCGCCTGGGAGTGGATCGACCCGATCCTGACCGCCTGGGAGACCAAGAACATGAAGCCGCAGACCTACACGGCCGGCACATGGGGGCCCTCGGGCTCCATCGCCCTGATCGAGCGTGACGGGCGCACCTGGCACGAGCCCGAATGA
- the edd gene encoding phosphogluconate dehydratase codes for MAADSRIEAITRRIAERSAPTREAYLERIEAKGAEGPKRSRLNCGNLAHGFAACGPSDKARLAGDVTPNLGIITAYNDMLSAHQPYERYPELIRQAAREVGATAQVASGVPAMCDGVTQGQGGMELSLFSRDVIAMAAAVGLSHDMYDAAVYLGICDKIVPGLAIAALTFGHLPAIFVPAGPMTSGLPNDEKARIRQLYAEGKVGREALLEAESKSYHGPGTCTFYGTANSNQMLMEIMGLHMPGASFVNPNTPLRDALTREATKRALSITALGNEFTPIGHVVDEKAVVNGVVGLHATGGSTNHVMHLVAIAAAAGIKLTWADISDLSDVTPLLARVYPNGLADVNHFEAAGGMGFLIRELLSAGLLHEDVRTAFGHGLSAYTVEAKLSPDGHGVVRSPAPAVSGDEKVLTTADKPFSANGGLKMLKGNMGKAVIKVSAVKPERRIVEAPARVFEDQDDLQSAFKAGELTGDFVAVVRFQGPRSNGMPELHKLTPTLGVLLDRGQKVALVTDGRMSGASGKVPAAIHVTPEAKEGGAIGRIRDGDMIRLDGESGELSILVSEEELMARPVAQADLSRNEHGLGRELFAVFRNAVGPADLGASVF; via the coding sequence ATGGCCGCAGACAGCCGCATCGAAGCCATCACGAGGCGCATCGCCGAGCGCTCCGCCCCCACACGCGAGGCCTATCTGGAGCGCATCGAGGCCAAGGGCGCCGAAGGCCCCAAGCGCAGCCGGCTCAATTGCGGCAACCTCGCCCACGGCTTCGCGGCCTGCGGGCCGAGCGACAAGGCGCGGCTGGCGGGCGACGTGACGCCCAATCTGGGCATCATCACCGCCTATAACGACATGCTTTCGGCCCATCAGCCCTATGAGCGCTACCCCGAGCTGATCCGGCAGGCCGCGCGCGAGGTGGGCGCCACGGCGCAGGTCGCCTCCGGCGTGCCGGCCATGTGCGACGGCGTCACGCAGGGGCAAGGCGGCATGGAGCTTTCGCTGTTCTCGCGCGACGTGATCGCCATGGCGGCGGCCGTGGGCCTTTCGCACGACATGTACGACGCGGCCGTCTATCTCGGCATCTGCGACAAGATCGTGCCGGGCCTTGCCATCGCGGCGCTGACCTTCGGCCACCTGCCCGCGATCTTCGTCCCCGCCGGGCCGATGACCTCCGGCCTGCCCAACGACGAGAAGGCGCGCATCCGCCAGCTCTATGCCGAGGGCAAGGTCGGGCGCGAGGCCCTTCTGGAGGCGGAATCGAAGAGCTATCACGGCCCGGGCACCTGCACCTTCTACGGCACGGCCAATTCCAACCAGATGCTGATGGAGATCATGGGCCTGCACATGCCGGGCGCCTCCTTCGTCAACCCGAACACGCCCCTGCGCGACGCGCTGACGCGAGAGGCGACGAAGCGCGCCTTGTCCATCACCGCGCTCGGCAACGAGTTCACGCCCATCGGCCATGTGGTGGACGAGAAGGCGGTGGTGAACGGCGTCGTCGGGCTCCACGCCACCGGCGGCTCCACGAACCACGTCATGCATCTGGTGGCGATCGCGGCCGCGGCGGGCATCAAGCTGACCTGGGCCGACATCTCCGACCTGTCGGACGTGACGCCGCTTCTCGCCCGCGTCTATCCGAACGGGCTGGCGGACGTGAACCATTTCGAGGCGGCGGGCGGCATGGGCTTCCTGATCCGCGAGCTCCTGTCCGCCGGCCTCCTGCACGAGGATGTGCGCACCGCCTTCGGCCACGGCCTCTCCGCCTATACGGTGGAGGCGAAGCTTTCGCCGGACGGGCACGGCGTCGTGCGCTCCCCCGCCCCGGCCGTCAGCGGTGACGAGAAGGTGCTGACCACGGCGGACAAGCCCTTTTCGGCCAATGGCGGGCTGAAGATGCTGAAGGGCAACATGGGCAAGGCCGTCATCAAGGTCTCGGCCGTCAAGCCCGAGCGGCGGATCGTGGAGGCGCCGGCGCGGGTCTTCGAGGACCAGGACGACCTCCAGAGCGCCTTCAAGGCCGGCGAGCTGACCGGCGATTTCGTGGCCGTCGTCCGCTTCCAGGGCCCACGCTCCAACGGCATGCCCGAACTGCACAAGCTGACCCCCACGCTCGGCGTCCTCCTGGACCGGGGGCAGAAGGTGGCGCTCGTCACCGACGGGCGCATGTCGGGCGCGTCCGGCAAGGTGCCGGCCGCCATCCACGTCACGCCCGAGGCCAAGGAGGGCGGGGCCATCGGGCGCATCCGCGACGGCGACATGATCCGTCTCGACGGCGAGAGCGGCGAATTGTCCATCCTCGTCTCCGAGGAAGAGCTGATGGCCCGCCCCGTGGCGCAGGCCGACCTGTCGCGCAACGAGCATGGGCTGGGGCGCGAGCTCTTCGCCGTCTTCCGCAATGCGGTCGGACCGGCGGATCTGGGCGCGAGCGTCTTCTAG
- a CDS encoding NAD(P)/FAD-dependent oxidoreductase: MSDPYRSPISPGRSWYEDSVGPRPRHPRLDGSRTVDVVVVGGGFTGLSAAAHLARAGISVALLEAHRLGDGASGRNGGQMGTGHRLWPVELEKHIGLERSRTLFDVAEEAKAHLLAFSRENDIEIDYRPGQLSLAHKKGYVEEYRKAAQVVAERYGYAHARFMERGEAAERLGSSVYFGGISDTGTGHIHPLKLLLGTARVAAEAGAALHEETPVLSLERRGGRIEARTPFGTVTAARALIATNAHGGTLNARTAAHVLPIRSFIAATEPLAEPERVIPGGESVDDSRFVVRYFRKSADNRLLFGGREAYSSASSAIEPQIRRQIEATWPHLKGVPISHAWGGSVAVTMTRMPYVAEVEPGITTLAGWSGHGVMLSNFCGRLYAERVAGGPDRLEPLAALRIPAFPGGRRLRTPLLFLAMTWFSLRDRF, encoded by the coding sequence ATGTCTGACCCCTACCGCTCGCCCATCTCCCCCGGCCGCTCCTGGTACGAGGACAGCGTGGGGCCGCGGCCGCGCCATCCCCGGCTCGACGGCTCGCGCACGGTGGACGTGGTCGTGGTCGGCGGCGGCTTCACGGGCCTGTCGGCCGCCGCGCATCTGGCGCGGGCCGGGATCTCGGTCGCGCTCCTGGAGGCCCATCGCCTCGGCGACGGCGCGTCCGGGCGCAATGGCGGGCAGATGGGCACCGGCCACCGGCTCTGGCCGGTGGAGCTGGAAAAGCATATCGGCCTGGAGCGCTCCCGCACCCTGTTCGACGTGGCCGAGGAGGCCAAGGCCCATCTCCTCGCCTTCTCGCGCGAGAACGACATCGAGATCGACTACCGGCCCGGCCAGCTCTCGCTCGCCCACAAGAAGGGCTATGTCGAGGAGTACCGTAAGGCGGCGCAGGTGGTCGCCGAGCGCTACGGCTATGCCCATGCCCGCTTCATGGAGCGTGGCGAAGCCGCCGAGCGGCTGGGCTCGAGCGTCTATTTCGGCGGGATAAGCGATACCGGCACCGGCCATATCCATCCGCTGAAACTGCTTCTGGGCACCGCGCGCGTGGCGGCCGAGGCGGGCGCGGCGCTCCATGAGGAGACGCCCGTCCTCTCGCTGGAGCGCCGGGGCGGGAGGATCGAGGCGCGCACCCCGTTCGGCACCGTCACCGCCGCGCGCGCCCTCATCGCCACCAACGCGCATGGCGGAACGCTGAACGCGCGCACCGCCGCCCATGTCCTGCCGATCCGCTCCTTCATCGCCGCGACAGAACCGCTGGCCGAGCCCGAGCGGGTCATTCCGGGCGGCGAATCGGTCGATGATTCGCGCTTCGTCGTTCGCTATTTCCGCAAGAGCGCCGACAACCGCCTGCTCTTCGGGGGGCGGGAGGCCTATTCCTCCGCCTCCAGCGCCATCGAGCCGCAGATCCGCCGGCAGATCGAGGCGACATGGCCGCATCTCAAGGGCGTGCCCATCAGCCATGCCTGGGGCGGCTCGGTGGCCGTGACGATGACGCGCATGCCCTATGTGGCCGAGGTCGAGCCGGGCATCACGACGCTCGCCGGCTGGTCGGGCCACGGGGTGATGCTGTCGAATTTCTGCGGCCGGCTCTATGCCGAGCGCGTGGCCGGGGGCCCCGACCGGCTGGAACCGCTGGCCGCTCTGCGCATTCCAGCCTTTCCGGGCGGGCGGCGCCTGCGCACGCCCCTGCTTTTCCTCGCCATGACGTGGTTCTCCCTTCGCGATCGCTTCTGA